TTAGGCTGAACCAAAACTTATGCTGATTATGGAAAAgggcatacaaaaacttggcATACTTGGCTTGGTTTTTTGGTTTCTAGAGAGCTGCTCGCCACAAAAAGTTAAAGATTTGTTGTAAATTCTTTAAAGATTGATTGATTTACAAGTTGAAGATAAGAACAAATTGTCAaacttaaatttagtttttagttttgtgtaatcagtcaaaaaaaaaaaaactttgctaGAAGAAGCTCTGATAGCGGCCAGACCACGCCCCAAAAACGTGAACcgccccccctcccccctccttTGAAAGTGTGTCTGGGAAAACTTTGGCAATATTTGGTCTAACCTTAAGCAAATAAACCAACCACCGATGTCGCACGCAAAACACAAACAGCAGCTGTCGCCCAACCAACTCTTGCTGTAATCTTTTAATaacattacacacacacacacacacacacacacacaggcaggcGGGCagacagccacgcccacagcctCCTTTGTTTGGATATTGAAGCAGCTGTCGCCAGAGGCGCAATATACTGCCTCTCCTCACCTCGCCTCGTCTCGTTTTGCACTGGCTACTGGCAGCCATAAATTGAATAGAGAATTTAATAACATGGCCTGTAGAAATGTTAATGTGACgctgttaatgttaatttaaCTGTTGGCACCTGTATTTTGCGCTCAGCTAATGAGCTAATGACATTCTGTGCGTGTTTATCAAGAGACTGCAAGCTTTTAAGCTtgtttaaaagtttttattttgcttgagCCAAGCATCAGAggcttgattgactgattgatctGTTAAAGCTAAAATTGCCCTGCGACAGAGCTTTTTTGTAAATTCCGCCCGTAAGTGTGGAAAATAAGTGGAAAACAATTGCAGCAGACTTTTGTTTACCCTCAATTTGGTTACTTTTTAAGGATCATTGTCTTGCAAACTGTTTTACTATTTGAACAAAATCAGATTTAACTTGCAAAGCTTTCGAGCGCTTCAAGCTTAAACTAACTTAAAGCTTTCCAGTTTAACGCTATTTTCTCTCACTTTCGAGCTTTCAAGTCGTGATTTGATGTTTCTGTAGCGCCTTCAACGGATCCCGAATTTATCTCTCTAAAAGTCAAAAGCTCATGCAAAAGCTTTTTATAATACAGATTTGATCTTACAAGTTGTTTGTGAAAGTAACGTGGAAAGCTTTAATATATAGCGACATAATCTCACTCTAGGAAATGTTTTAGTTCCACTCGATTGCACCTAAATGTAAAAGCTTTTCTTCGTTTAGAGCTTTTCATCTGTTTGATCATATGTTTTCGTAAAGCTTTCAGCTAATTGACCCTAAATCTTTGAAAACTTGAATATAGTTCGACTTAACCTCACTTTCGGCACTGTTTTTCTCTCGCTCGAGCTTTCGTCTTTCGATTTTAGCTAAATCTGAAAGCTTTTCTCCGCTACGAGCTTTTGAACTGTTCGGCTTTAGCTTCTGATTAATTATAAGCTACtgtgatttatttaatattcagCTTAAAGCTTTGAAAACTTGAATATAGTTCGACTTAACCTCACTCTAGGCCCTGCACTTCACACTCCGCTCGCCCCAACGCATTGTGAGTGCCATTCTTAAGGCGTATATTCTTATCTTGCGGCAAATGTCATTTGAAACTTTGGCCAAAAACTTTGAAACGTTTCGATTGAGAGTTTTGGGAATTTTCGCAGCACAGCATGAGATTCAAGTCTGAGCCCAGAAATCTTTTATTCAAGGCAAAAGCCGTTGAAAGGACGAGCTGCGTGCACTTTGGCCAAGGGAGGTGTACAAGGGGGGCGGGCTTGGGATTTCATTACTTgtcttgtgcttatgcttatccAGTTCCCGGCAATTGTTTTCGTTGTCTGCATAATACATAGATGAGGTAGACGAAGAAGAGAAAGGGAAGGGAAGGGCAGGGAAGGGAAGCACAAGGATACGCTTCGGCCATGCTGATGAGCTGAGGaagcagctgcaaaatgttCCAGCTCTGGCTAACTCCTTGGCGAACGTGATTAAGATTCAAGCGGCGGCAAGTGTGGCGCAAAATCCAATTCATGCATAGCCAGGACTTGCGAATAAGCAAAGATAatacacaacagcagcacgcATTTCCCTAGACAATATGGCAGCACAGCAGATACGTGAGACtccctgtgcgtgtgtgtgtgtgtgtgtgtgtgtgtgtgtgtgtgtgtgtgtgtgtttgcgtgtagtgaaaacttttgttattgtttttcgcataataataaaattttatgcgCTCCTTGCGCTCAGCCCCAGCCGCAGCTGAGCGAATGCAATAAGCGCTGATGGGGCAACGCCGGCTAGGACTGGCAACGCCGGCgccattttgttattttgcacGAAACTTTAAAGCCATATTCTTTGctgattgtttgtttttgttttttggtgtCTTGCAGTTCTGTCCATTCGCAACACGCAGGAGGAGGAGCCACCAGATCCGCAACTGATGCGCCTGGACAACATGCTGATTGCCGAGGGCGTGGCTGGGCCAGAAaagggcggcggcggcgccgcGGCAGCCTCAGCAGCGGCCGCCAGCCAAGGCGGTTCACTGTCCATCGATGGCGCCGACAATGCCATCGAGCATTCGGATTATCGCGCCAAGCTGGCCCAGATCCGACAGATCTATCACCAGGAGCTGGAGAAATACGAGCAGGCCTGCAATGAGTTTACCACGCACGTCATGAATCTGCTGCGCGAGCAGAGCCGCACCaggtgagagagcgagagagcgagagagagagagagagagagagaccgtGTGAGAGTTGCCAGATGATGTACTGAAGCTTAACGAATATTTAACTCGACGAAATTTATCAATGTGGGAGAGCGAAGAGCGAGTTACAAGATGATCTACTTAAAGCTTTCGCAATATGTTATTTGGCAATCTTAACGAATGTTTAACTTGGCGAAACTTAACAGTGTAAGAGACcgaatagagagagagagggagtgagagagagagagagaaagattcACCTTTTCTTATTTGACAAGCTTAACGAATGTTTAACTTGACGAAATTTAACcgttttatttacttaaacgATCGATAAAAGGTTAAGAATAAGGTTATCTACGATACGCCgaatatttaatacccttcAAGGCATTTGCCTTGGCAGATATTTGAGCAAATCGGagactttttttttgatgaaAATAACTTGGATAAAAGAATATTTTGACATACAAAAACTCATTATGGAATCGATTCTTTCTATGAAGCCAAAGAAAAAGTAATATGACCTTGGAATTGGGCTCATATGTAAGTTAATGATGatccagaatatatatgctacaCGGATTCAGAGATATCTTCTTCTATGCATTATACACCTCATtgtttcatgacaaaattcgAAAACCCTTTACACAGGTCTAAAAATATTTGGTCATGCTTTGACTATTTTGCGATAACTGCTTATTTTTgcataatatcgataagtatcgattttaatttatcttaCCTTGCAGCTGTGAGGGTCGTTAAAGCCATCCGCGGCGTGACGAAGATACTTTATAGATTACAATACTAGTTAAACATAAATCGATCGATAATAAatcatgttttttcataatatcgataaatatcgattttgtgcTTTAAgcatatttcaatttcaaagatAGTTTATTAGTCAAAAATGTTACCTAGTGGCAACATTGGCTGCGCGTAacatcgataaatcgataCTTTACATAAAGCAATGATTaatcaattatatattttttgttttaacagACCCATCACACCCAAAGAAATCGAGCGCATGGTGCAGATAATCCACAAGAAATTCAGCTCGATTCAGATGCAGCTGAAGCAATCGACCTGCGAGGCGGTGATGATATTGCGATCTCGATTCTTGGACGCGCGTCGCAAGCGTCGCAATTTCAGCAAACAGGCATCCGAAATACTCAATGAGTATTTTTACAGTCATCTGAGCAATCCGTATCCATCCGAAGAGGCCAAGGAGGAGCTGGCGCGCAAGTGTGGCATAACGGTGCGTATCGATAaatagttatcgattatatTTGTCTAATCGATATTTGGTTCAAATCGCTGCAGGTATCGCAAGTATCGAACTGGTTTGGCAACAAGCGCATTCGCTACAAGAAAAACATCGGCAAGGCCCAGGAGGAGGCCAATCTGTATGCGGCCAAAAAGGCAGCCGGCGCCTCGCCCTATTCAATGGCCGGTCCGCCCAGCGGCACCACAACGCCCATGATGTCGCCAGCACCGCCGCAGGACTCGATGGGCTATCCGATGGGCTCCGGCGGTTAcgatcagcagcagccgtaCGATAACAGCATGGGCGGCTACGATCCCAATCTGCATCAGGATCTTAGTCCTTGAGGATAGGCTTGCCAAAGCtaaaatcacaacaacaacaaacactaACAAAAAATCAACTAATAGAAAGTACTACTTCATTTTGTTTCAACCcaattttcttcttttcgtCGTTTATCTCTATTAAATTGTGCGTGTAAAAACTTAACGAACTTAacgaatgtgtgcgtgtgtgtgtgtgtgtgcagcataCAATCAATTATGTATACGATTATGTCTCAATTATTATAACATGAGGCGAATAAGcaaaatttaagaaacaacaaaaatacagctaacagcaacaacaacaaatatgcacacacacacacacacacacacacacacacggcaactgttataaatacacacacatgcttgcACATGCACAGTGGTTGTTGGCCCATTGTTTGGcaggcaaaaaatatatttatttaaagctgAATAACATTTGAAGCTTAAAACTTGTTCAACTATGTTAAATGTCATTTTGGAATGCGTTTCATTTGCgctgtatttaaaattttgtatgccTTCAATTTTTAGATTCTTGTATACCCTGTCTCTATTGATAATGTGTGAAAAGAAGGGTATGTTGTTCTAATGCACATGTGTGTAACAAGCAGAAGCAATACCTTTACAGCAACTCCTTACATTTAtacatttctatatatatatatatatttgctttccGTGTCcgtcgagtttgttcaagtAATTCAGCTTTGTTTTAATCATAATCACAGATCGGGCATATTTCATGCTATCAAAATTTCGGAATGTTTTTTGAACTCTTGATTGAACTCTTTATTCATTTGGGTCTTTATCAAAGATTTTAAAGGAATCAATGGGTGACTTCTATTTAAAGCTGTTTTCGGCTTCAAAAAGGCTGTTTTTCTAGCATTTTTATGCTAACTGAAAATTTatggcatataaaatttatagtaaaaaaatgacattttgtttaattgttttttttgccagcaaaAGGCCAACTCTCACCAGAATGTTGCCAATTCAGCTCTTTTCTGGCTAAATGTGGCTATTTTCAAGAGTTGAAATTTCAAactaatttagtttttttctgGCAACTCAAGCCGCACAGCAAACTAAATTCAGCTATTTTCGGCTACTTTTTCTATAAAATTCAGCTTCCTTTTAGAATTCTATTAAATTCAGCTGCTTTTTTAGCTGCAATTGACAACAGCTGAAGCCCTTTGCGTTGCAATATCAAATTAattcataaacaaaagcaaataaaacttAGATTTATTTgtcaaatatgcataaattgtaATTTGCACAAATCGAGCCTGTTTTGAATTTCTAGCTTTTTGTGTGCTTAGCTTAAGtaatgcgttttttttttgtactctAATcaattaactaaaaaaaaaaaaaaaaaaaaaaaaactaacaagctttttgcgcttttatattaattgtgAACCTCAAATAcgtaaaaaatgaaatgagaaGCGAAGCATAACTTTCTACTAGGCGTTAGTttaaatagttatatatatacatacatatatatatatattttttttcgtagTCAAGCTAAatacaacaacattaacatgAACTAAACAATTGTatactaaaattaaatttacaacaacaaacgcatgTATACCACGAAATACGAATCAAGCAAaatatctacacacacacacacacacacacacacacatgtataaaTCTATATGTGTATACTTGTATACCAGAAGAGCGAAAAGTTGAACAAATGTATACTAGAACGTAACTCCCATTTATTATGCCGAACAAAGAGCAAAACTCAAAATACTTGAAAATTATAACATATTGTATACCAGCAAGCGCAGCGTTTGCCACTGTTATACGCCGTATAACAGTTCAGATTTAACCTAACTAAATTGTCAGCAAGTATTACGAACTATATAACCTGTTTATTACACTATTTATGGCaaaattgaaacaaacaaaaacaaaatacaaaaaagcgTAAAACATGTATACGatgtaaatcaaatttataacaACCATTTTTTTTGTCCTCTTTTTGTTTCCAAGCAAAAAACTCGATTTTCACCCAAAACGGAAGAAAGAGTTAAAATAcggttaataaaaaaaaaaactcctcTTAGTATTTTATGGAAAAAGTATTGTAATATCGAATAAAGTAACAAATACGAAAACTATTTCAGCTAACTGTTAAAACACCAGAtcggtatatatatatatatctatatctatatatatatatcaatcgATATATGGaatacaattataattattttaaaagaaaaccaaCAAGAACAATGCTAtactataattaaataaacaacaacaaaaaaaaaaaaagtgaactttaattaaattgactGCGGGTTGAACTGGCAAGCGAGAGGTCGCTGGCTCGAATGcaataatattcaaaatgggtaaatGAATGCACacaaaattgttataattaacattttttggtTGTCTTTATTGTCTGAGAATTTTATTGCTGTCTTAGTAGAGGGAATaccctttatttttttttaatttagcaAGAAGGCCTTTTCGTCTGCCTGAAGTCATTGGCTCTTGCATATTTCACATAGTTCCGCCCAATGCCGGGCAATTTctcttataaaatatattcatcaTTCCCCTACTCAAcatatttggtttaaaatttattaaatttgttcttCCATAAATAACACTAGTTGacttaagaaaaaaaaaagaaaacagcacAAAAAGGTGGAAAAAAagacacacaaataaaaaataaatttccaaaaaaaaagcgaagCACTTCAGATCGAATACAAAAgataaaagatatatatatatatatatatatatatatatatatacagacgATAAGCAACattattgttaaatatatatatatgtgcgtgtgtgtgtgtgtagtatATGGTACATGTATCAGAGGAAGTATCACATTGTACGATTTCTTGTAGCTTGAGCCTGAGACGGCCGTGGGCGTTGGGCGGTGGGCGTGGGCCTAACGCCTGCCTGGGCACTTGGTCCAGATTGTgactgtgttgttgttgttgggatTGGATTTGTTGGGTCCGTGGCTGGCCCGGCGCGCCGCGTCTCATTCGGTCTTGGCCTTGGCATCGTCGCTGGCATTGCAGGCGCTGCTGgcaattggattgccattgCGATAAtcgctgcagctgttgctgctgctctcgctGCGCCTGCGTTGGCTGGTCTCTGTGCTGGCATCGCCGTTGATCGCATCCGATATGGTGCTGGAGATGCTGCagacgccgccgccggcgccggcgcTTTGGTTCGAGGCACTCGACACACAGGCACAGCCATCGCAGACACGAACATCCGTCTGCCAGCCGCGCTCTGGCACCGGCATGCGCCGcttggagcagctgctgcagaccGCCTGGCCGCAGCGCCGGCAATGATGCCGGCGGCAATCGCCAGCCGTTGCTGCGGATGCAGCTGCTCCTCCTGCTTCTCCTCCTCCACCAGCTGCACCATTCGATTTTGAGTGCTTGcccagctgttgctgcttgctgcGGCCATCCGCCTGCTtggccagctccagctcctcaACGCGCCCGAAGACAGACTTGCAGATATAGCAGCTGGGCGATTCGGCATCGGGCACCCAGTATGCCGGCCGAGCGCTGTCCTTGATCATCTCTGGATGGGATGGCATTGCGTTGGATTAGTTTAgccgtatttttttttttggtttgtatACCGTGTCTCCGCTTACCCCTGGGATAGTCGATGGCCACGGCGGCAACGCTGCTGATGGTATTGTAAATGGTCTCGCCATATTTGCGCACCAGGATGTCGCCCTCATCGTTGGTCGGCCTGGATCCTGTGCATGCGATAGTCAGATTTGAATTGCAATAAGTAAATGCAGCTTGATCTTGAGTGTGCGCTGTGTGTAACAAACGAAGAAACTTTTACAGACAATcagacagcgacagcgacagcgacagagagagcgagagagagaagcgCGCAcgaagagagcgagagggagagggagagagagagcgaaagcgAAAGCGAAGGAGAGTTAGAATGAGACAGCGGGATTTGGTGCCACGCCCCGTTCTAGTCAAAGGAAAGTCCCAGCTTTAGAGGTCCtttgaataacattttgatGTGAAACAGCTGTTAATAAACATCTCGCTGTTACTATGCCTAACAGCTGTTAATAAAACTGTCCAGGCTAAAAATATTCCTATGTTAAGCTGCTGTTAGTTGTGCACTGTTATTCTAATGTATATTCTATGCTTAACAGCTGTTATAAAAAGTGTCGCTTTTAAGAATATATCTATGTTAAGCTCATGTTAGTTGTACACAGTTATTCTTTATAAATTCTATGCTTAACAGCTGTTCATAAAAGTTTCACTGTTAGGAATATACCTATGTTAAGCTGCTGTTCGTTCTGTACTGTTTTTCTGCTAAAGCTGACTCAAAAACGAGGCAGCTCAACATAAGAATTTGAAGTTAACACTCAAATGTTAACGTAGCAGGAGCTCTATTGGAGTTATTGGATGGGATTTTTTGGATTATTTGTAATTGCATTAGCTTTTTAAGGAAGTGTATACGGACAAACGGAcgaatattgtaaacaaagcaTAAAAGGCTCACTTTAACATTGGGTTAACAGCAAAGTACTAACATACATGCCCGCTGTTaagcaacagagagagagagagagagatatatataGCGAGTGCTCGCGAGCGTATGAACTGATTTTGTGTGCTGTAATTGGGCTCTTACCTGGCGTCGTGTCCGAtttgcgctgcagctgctggtggCAATCGTTGCAGACGCGGACCGGCTGCAGCCAGCCGCGAGCCGGCACCGGGACACGGTGCTGGCTGCACGTGTGGCAGAAGCCCTCGCCGCAGCCGCGACAATGATGCTTGGGCATGCCAGTCTTCTCGAAGTTGCGCTTGCAAGCGTGGCACAGCTGTAAGCAAACGGTAGAAAAGAAAGGTTCAATGAAAAGAATAAGTAAACGAGCCCGCCCAACTAAACGATATCCTGCAAGCTGAGCTGTGCGAGCTACCCAACACTAGGCTGAATTTAAGATGGAGATAGGTCTACATAGCCCTGCGAAATATAAACATCTCTAGAGAATAATATACTATTAATTTGCATTGGCTAGTCGCGCATCTGTCTACCAAATTTGATCTTATAATCTTTGAGATATGCTTCAAAAACAGAGATAAGTGCATTTtcgaaatcgatatttatcgatacaaCGGAAAGATGTCGATCACATCCaattcgatatttatcgatactcGGAAAATGGGTAGAAGTGTCAACCAAAtataaatcgatatatatcgatactCGGAAAATGGGTCGAAATGTCGAAAATAtaaatcgatacttatcgatactATGAAAACGGATGTTGATATCGAAAAGAAGCTACTCAAATCGATTAGCTTATGGggtacaaaaatgttttacaaattaaagtctctagctttcgtaattttcgacggacagggctagatcgattcgacatatatactttatggtgtgAAAGATGCTTTCTACTGCCCACTCAAAGCCTTGCTACACATAAGCATGTACTGTCTCCCGCTCTTCTAGTGCCTGTTGCGAATGTAGCTCGAGAATACATAAGGTTTATACGAACGGATCCAGATATGCGCACAGCTGCAATTTGAAGCTTTTCGAGCAGATTAACTAGCCCTGGCACTTAGCATAACTAACAATGATCTCCTGATTGGGACGCCAGTAGCTGGGCGCCACCTTGTCCGCAAGCATGCCGCTGATTGCCTTCGCCCACGGCGCCGAGATGTTGGTGAAGACCTCGCTAATGCTGTTGACGCTGTCGAGCACCATTTGGGCGGAATGGGCATTGGCGCGCAACGCGGCATTGCCGCCCTTCCACACATGCACCACCTGCACGctgtaaacaaaatgattaattgattgattgattgagtgactgattgattgggTTCAATTCGTATTGACTTACTGCACGACAGATGCCTCGGGCGATTTGTTGCCATACCAATATTGGCGCGCCCGATAGATTTCACCGCAATAGGGACACTCGATGACATCGCCCTTCCACACGTACTTGGCCAGGCCGGACCAGGCGGTGTCCGTTTGGGATTGGGCGCGTATGCTGACGACAATCTCCTTGCCATTGTTGTAGCACGCCTTGCACAGATACAGCTTGTTCTCGTACTGATGCTGATAGTTGCAGGGCTGCGTATTGAAATGGGATTCGCCGTCGCTGACGTGGCCCATGGAGCGCTGGCAGCGACGGCTGCAGGATTCGCAGTGAGCGCCGCAGGTGAAATACTGCTCGGGAAATGGATTGATCGCCTTCTCGATGATCTCGCCGGCGAATTTCTGATTTAACAGCTTCATCGCCTTGAACACAACCGATGGCTGGCGCGGCGAACGCACCGCCGTATTCTCAATTTCCAATCGCAACGCGTCGCTAATCTTTTTGAAATTCGTTGACTTCTTTGCGTCCGTCTGGATGCCCACATAGCGCAGGGAGCTAAACGCGTTTGTCTCATAGTTCAGCAGGGCGAAACTGTTGCGCAGCTTATCCTCGGCGCTCTCCTCAACGGCTGCAAAAGGGGTTTGAAGCAGGTTTCAATTAGGTTTAAAGCAGGTTTGATCCAATTTAAA
This window of the Drosophila virilis strain 15010-1051.87 chromosome X, Dvir_AGI_RSII-ME, whole genome shotgun sequence genome carries:
- the LOC6634830 gene encoding zinc finger FYVE domain-containing protein 1 isoform X5, coding for MINLDTTNKNQSSIMQPLHYFQDEVLRPDVINDAEFKSIPFIDTNEHDSIDNANGTAARAFLFLDADENLQIATPELFCKKLKCQELDKIKVISIFGNTGDGKSHTMNQVFFDGEPVFRTSPEQSSCTIGVYAAMQREQGVLCLDTEGLLGTTAKSSKRMRMLLKILAISDIVVYRTRSERLHSDMYEFLGTASKAFCLHFTQALQAMGNGSTLGPAVIIFHETHYTKPLESSVEESAEDKLRNSFALLNYETNAFSSLRYVGIQTDAKKSTNFKKISDALRLEIENTAVRSPRQPSVVFKAMKLLNQKFAGEIIEKAINPFPEQYFTCGAHCESCSRRCQRSMGHVSDGESHFNTQPCNYQHQYENKLYLCKACYNNGKEIVVSIRAQSQTDTAWSGLAKYVWKGDVIECPYCGEIYRARQYWYGNKSPEASVVHVQVVHVWKGGNAALRANAHSAQMVLDSVNSISEVFTNISAPWAKAISGMLADKVAPSYWRPNQEIILCHACKRNFEKTGMPKHHCRGCGEGFCHTCSQHRVPVPARGWLQPVRVCNDCHQQLQRKSDTTPGSRPTNDEGDILVRKYGETIYNTISSVAAVAIDYPREMIKDSARPAYWVPDAESPSCYICKSVFGRVEELELAKQADGRSKQQQLGKHSKSNGAAGGGGEAGGAAASAATAGDCRRHHCRRCGQAVCSSCSKRRMPVPERGWQTDVRVCDGCACVSSASNQSAGAGGGVCSISSTISDAINGDASTETSQRRRSESSSNSCSDYRNGNPIASSACNASDDAKAKTE
- the LOC6634830 gene encoding zinc finger FYVE domain-containing protein 1 isoform X3 — protein: MAFLVSITEDEVLRPDVINDAEFKSIPFIDTNEHDSIDNANGTAARAFLFLDADENLQIATPELFCKKLKCQELDKIKVISIFGNTGDGKSHTMNQVFFDGEPVFRTSPEQSSCTIGVYAAMQREQGVLCLDTEGLLGTTAKSSKRMRMLLKILAISDIVVYRTRSERLHSDMYEFLGTASKAFCLHFTQALQAMGNGSTLGPAVIIFHETHYTKPLESSVEESAEDKLRNSFALLNYETNAFSSLRYVGIQTDAKKSTNFKKISDALRLEIENTAVRSPRQPSVVFKAMKLLNQKFAGEIIEKAINPFPEQYFTCGAHCESCSRRCQRSMGHVSDGESHFNTQPCNYQHQYENKLYLCKACYNNGKEIVVSIRAQSQTDTAWSGLAKYVWKGDVIECPYCGEIYRARQYWYGNKSPEASVVHVQVVHVWKGGNAALRANAHSAQMVLDSVNSISEVFTNISAPWAKAISGMLADKVAPSYWRPNQEIILCHACKRNFEKTGMPKHHCRGCGEGFCHTCSQHRVPVPARGWLQPVRVCNDCHQQLQRKSDTTPAHTQDQAAFTYCNSNLTIACTGSRPTNDEGDILVRKYGETIYNTISSVAAVAIDYPRGKRRHEMIKDSARPAYWVPDAESPSCYICKSVFGRVEELELAKQADGRSKQQQLGKHSKSNGAAGGGGEAGGAAASAATAGDCRRHHCRRCGQAVCSSCSKRRMPVPERGWQTDVRVCDGCACVSSASNQSAGAGGGVCSISSTISDAINGDASTETSQRRRSESSSNSCSDYRNGNPIASSACNASDDAKAKTE
- the LOC6634830 gene encoding zinc finger FYVE domain-containing protein 1 isoform X1 codes for the protein MINLDTTNKNQSSIMQPLHYFQDEVLRPDVINDAEFKSIPFIDTNEHDSIDNANGTAARAFLFLDADENLQIATPELFCKKLKCQELDKIKVISIFGNTGDGKSHTMNQVFFDGEPVFRTSPEQSSCTIGVYAAMQREQGVLCLDTEGLLGTTAKSSKRMRMLLKILAISDIVVYRTRSERLHSDMYEFLGTASKAFCLHFTQALQAMGNGSTLGPAVIIFHETHYTKPLESSVEESAEDKLRNSFALLNYETNAFSSLRYVGIQTDAKKSTNFKKISDALRLEIENTAVRSPRQPSVVFKAMKLLNQKFAGEIIEKAINPFPEQYFTCGAHCESCSRRCQRSMGHVSDGESHFNTQPCNYQHQYENKLYLCKACYNNGKEIVVSIRAQSQTDTAWSGLAKYVWKGDVIECPYCGEIYRARQYWYGNKSPEASVVHVQVVHVWKGGNAALRANAHSAQMVLDSVNSISEVFTNISAPWAKAISGMLADKVAPSYWRPNQEIILCHACKRNFEKTGMPKHHCRGCGEGFCHTCSQHRVPVPARGWLQPVRVCNDCHQQLQRKSDTTPAHTQDQAAFTYCNSNLTIACTGSRPTNDEGDILVRKYGETIYNTISSVAAVAIDYPRGKRRHEMIKDSARPAYWVPDAESPSCYICKSVFGRVEELELAKQADGRSKQQQLGKHSKSNGAAGGGGEAGGAAASAATAGDCRRHHCRRCGQAVCSSCSKRRMPVPERGWQTDVRVCDGCACVSSASNQSAGAGGGVCSISSTISDAINGDASTETSQRRRSESSSNSCSDYRNGNPIASSACNASDDAKAKTE
- the LOC6634830 gene encoding zinc finger FYVE domain-containing protein 1 isoform X4; this encodes MINLDTTNKNQSSIMQPLHYFQDEVLRPDVINDAEFKSIPFIDTNEHDSIDNANGTAARAFLFLDADENLQIATPELFCKKLKCQELDKIKVISIFGNTGDGKSHTMNQVFFDGEPVFRTSPEQSSCTIGVYAAMQREQGVLCLDTEGLLGTTAKSSKRMRMLLKILAISDIVVYRTRSERLHSDMYEFLGTASKAFCLHFTQALQAMGNGSTLGPAVIIFHETHYTKPLESSVEESAEDKLRNSFALLNYETNAFSSLRYVGIQTDAKKSTNFKKISDALRLEIENTAVRSPRQPSVVFKAMKLLNQKFAGEIIEKAINPFPEQYFTCGAHCESCSRRCQRSMGHVSDGESHFNTQPCNYQHQYENKLYLCKACYNNGKEIVVSIRAQSQTDTAWSGLAKYVWKGDVIECPYCGEIYRARQYWYGNKSPEASVVHVQVVHVWKGGNAALRANAHSAQMVLDSVNSISEVFTNISAPWAKAISGMLADKVAPSYWRPNQEIILCHACKRNFEKTGMPKHHCRGCGEGFCHTCSQHRVPVPARGWLQPVRVCNDCHQQLQRKSDTTPGSRPTNDEGDILVRKYGETIYNTISSVAAVAIDYPRGKRRHEMIKDSARPAYWVPDAESPSCYICKSVFGRVEELELAKQADGRSKQQQLGKHSKSNGAAGGGGEAGGAAASAATAGDCRRHHCRRCGQAVCSSCSKRRMPVPERGWQTDVRVCDGCACVSSASNQSAGAGGGVCSISSTISDAINGDASTETSQRRRSESSSNSCSDYRNGNPIASSACNASDDAKAKTE
- the LOC6634830 gene encoding zinc finger FYVE domain-containing protein 1 isoform X2; the protein is MINLDTTNKNQSSIMQPLHYFQDEVLRPDVINDAEFKSIPFIDTNEHDSIDNANGTAARAFLFLDADENLQIATPELFCKKLKCQELDKIKVISIFGNTGDGKSHTMNQVFFDGEPVFRTSPEQSSCTIGVYAAMQREQGVLCLDTEGLLGTTAKSSKRMRMLLKILAISDIVVYRTRSERLHSDMYEFLGTASKAFCLHFTQALQAMGNGSTLGPAVIIFHETHYTKPLESSVEESAEDKLRNSFALLNYETNAFSSLRYVGIQTDAKKSTNFKKISDALRLEIENTAVRSPRQPSVVFKAMKLLNQKFAGEIIEKAINPFPEQYFTCGAHCESCSRRCQRSMGHVSDGESHFNTQPCNYQHQYENKLYLCKACYNNGKEIVVSIRAQSQTDTAWSGLAKYVWKGDVIECPYCGEIYRARQYWYGNKSPEASVVHVQVVHVWKGGNAALRANAHSAQMVLDSVNSISEVFTNISAPWAKAISGMLADKVAPSYWRPNQEIILCHACKRNFEKTGMPKHHCRGCGEGFCHTCSQHRVPVPARGWLQPVRVCNDCHQQLQRKSDTTPAHTQDQAAFTYCNSNLTIACTGSRPTNDEGDILVRKYGETIYNTISSVAAVAIDYPREMIKDSARPAYWVPDAESPSCYICKSVFGRVEELELAKQADGRSKQQQLGKHSKSNGAAGGGGEAGGAAASAATAGDCRRHHCRRCGQAVCSSCSKRRMPVPERGWQTDVRVCDGCACVSSASNQSAGAGGGVCSISSTISDAINGDASTETSQRRRSESSSNSCSDYRNGNPIASSACNASDDAKAKTE